A stretch of DNA from Campylobacter concisus:
CAAAGTTTATAAATTTCTGCGATATCATGACTTACTAAGACAATACTCATCTTAAATTCATCATGAAGCGCCAATAAATAGTTTTGCAATTTCTCACGCATAGCATTATCAAGTGCACTTAGTGGCTCATCAAGTAGTAAAATTTCAGGTCTTCTCATAACTGCACGAGCAAGTGCTATGCGTTGTTTTTGGCCACCAGAAAGAGTGCTGATCTTTGCATTTTTTAGGCTTGCTAGACCGCAGATATCAAGAAGTTTATTTGCTAGGCTTACGTCATCTTTTGCAAAGAGTAAATTTTTAAAGACATTCATATTTTCAAACAATGCATAATCTTGAAATAAAAAGCCGATATTTCGCTTTTGCGGAGCCAAATTTATCTTATCGTCAAAGAAAATTTTATCTCCAACTTTTATAAAACCACTTTGTGGTGTTTCAAAACCAGCAATCAATCTTAAAATAGTGGTCTTTCCGCCGCCACTTGCTCCATAAAGTGCGACAAAATCGCCATTTTCAAAGCTAAGGTCTGCCTCAAGCATAAATTTACCATCGCCGCCATTTAGCTCTTTTTTACAAGAAATTTCTATCATTTTTGAGTACTTATATGAATACTAGTAGATTTTATATAGGCAAAAACACTATCATTTTTACTCAAATTTAATGCTTTTAAAGCGTGGTTTGAAATGATGGCTTCGAAGCTAATTTGATCGCACTTTAGGCTAACAACGCTTAAAACTTCACCAAAATTTATAGCCTCTATCACGCATTTTAATTCATTTTCAAGCGAGCTAGTGTCAAGTCTATTCTTTGCCAAGACGACATCCGAGCTTTTAAAACCTAAACCGATCTCATCATTTAAGGCAAATTTGCTAGCCTCATTTAAGACTAGCATAAATAAATTTGCCTCTAAATTTAGACCCTTTAGCTCAAATAAGCTAACGTCATCTTTAGTTAAAATCCCAACGATCTTTGCTCTTATCATTTAGCTGGAACGTTGTAACCAAATTTCTTGAAAATTTCTCTTGATTTATCACCTAAGATAAACTCATAAAATGCTTTTGCATCATCATTTTTTTCAGCATGTTTTAGAAGAACTATGCCTTGATCGATCGGAGTGTATAGCTCTTGTGGAACAAAGATGTAATTAACGCCCTCTTTGTATTTTGACATTTTCTCATCAAAAAGTGCGCTAGCAGCGATAAAACCTACATCAGAAGCACTTAATGCTTGAGATAGAGTTTCAGAAATTTTTTGAGCATAGACGATATTTTTTTCTACTTCGTCATAAAGTTTTGCGTTTTTAAGAGCCTCTATACTAGCTTTGCCGTATGGTGCAGTTTGTGGATTTGCGATAGAGATCGCTTTTAGGCCACGAACAACCTCAATACCTTTTTTGAAATCAACATTTCTAATAGAAAAAATAGCAACAGCACCTTGTGCATAAACTTTTGGAGCAGCTACTGCAAATCCTGTGTCATAAGCTTTTTGAGCAAATCCCATATCAGCAGCCATAAAGATATCAGCTGGAGCTGAGTTTTGTATCTGTGTAACAAGGCCACCACTTGCGCCAAGAGTTAGGTTGATTTTAGCATCTGGATGAAGCTTATTAAACTCTTTTATAAGTTCTGGAAATGCGTATGTTGTGTTTGCTGCTGCATATACATTTACTTCAGCGCCAAATGCATTTATGGCAAGCAAAGCTGTCACACATAAAAATTTAAAAACTTTTCTCATTTAAACTCCTATAATGATTTGAGATGATTTTACTATTGCTAAAAGTGTATCGCCAACACCTATTTTCATCTGGATAGCACTATCTTTTGTGATGATGGCAGTTAAAGTCTGCTCATCGCTTAGTTTTAAAGTAATTTCAGCATTTACAGCACCTATCTTTGCTTCGATCACTTCGCCTTTTAATTGATTTTTTGTGCTTATTTTTATATCTAGATCCTTGGCTAAAATGACAGCTGGAGCTTTAAAAATATAAATAACTTTTTGTCCAACTTTTAGGCCTAAATTTTTCTCACTTTCAACCGTGATGTTTGACTCAAGCGTGCAGCCATTACTTAGTTTTGCAATTATTTGAGAATTTACCGCACCGCGGTTTATGCCAATAATCTCGCATGAGAGCTGATTTCTAGCACTTAAGTTCATATTCATTCTTTGAAGATTTACAATATCTACATCCTCAAAATCTACTTTTTGACAAATTTTTTGTAAAAAATCCTTTTGAGTCTCAAGAATGGCATCATAAATTTTTATCAGTTTATTGGCATACTCGCTTAGCTCAGAGCCACTATTTTTTTTATTTCCATCAGCTCTAATAATAAGCGGCTTACTACTTTTGTTATTTATCGTATCAAGGCAGTCCCAAGCATTTTTGTATGATATGCCAACCAATTCTGCCGCTTTTGTGATACTCTTTGTCTCTTTTATAGCCTTTAATAATGTAATATGTTTAGCTAAAACCTGTGTATCTTCGCCTAAAAATAGTTCTAAATTTATATCTGCTTTCAAAATTTTTACCTTTACTATATTAGAGAATAATTTGTGAAGTATATCTAATTATATTAATCCTTAAGCTTAAAGATTTAAGCCAATTTATAAATTTCTCTTAATTTCTTGTAAAGTTTTTAAAAGATAAAATCAAGCTACATTTTATAAATAAAAATAAGGCTTAGTATGAAATTTTTGCTTTCTATCTTTTTTAGTTTGCTTTTAGCCTGTGCTAATACTGACATAAATACGAATAGCGAAAGCGACGAATTTGATGTTGAATTTGAAGCAAGAAAAGATGTTTTTGACCCGCTTAGTGGTTACAATAGAATGATGACACACGCAAATGACTTTATCTATGTAAATATGCTAACTCCGGTGGCAAAAGGCTATGCCTACGTTGTGCCAAAAACAGCTAGAACAATGGTTTCAAATTTCTTTGACAACCTGCTTTTCCCA
This window harbors:
- a CDS encoding sulfate/molybdate ABC transporter ATP-binding protein, with amino-acid sequence MIEISCKKELNGGDGKFMLEADLSFENGDFVALYGASGGGKTTILRLIAGFETPQSGFIKVGDKIFFDDKINLAPQKRNIGFLFQDYALFENMNVFKNLLFAKDDVSLANKLLDICGLASLKNAKISTLSGGQKQRIALARAVMRRPEILLLDEPLSALDNAMREKLQNYLLALHDEFKMSIVLVSHDIAEIYKLCNKVFVLENGKISRSGTASEIFLKTAGSQKIAFNAKILEIKKCDAIFVANVLINRQICEVVLSSNEAMNLKAGDMVVVSTKAFSVNLEKA
- a CDS encoding TOBE domain-containing protein — protein: MIRAKIVGILTKDDVSLFELKGLNLEANLFMLVLNEASKFALNDEIGLGFKSSDVVLAKNRLDTSSLENELKCVIEAINFGEVLSVVSLKCDQISFEAIISNHALKALNLSKNDSVFAYIKSTSIHISTQK
- the modA gene encoding molybdate ABC transporter substrate-binding protein, which translates into the protein MRKVFKFLCVTALLAINAFGAEVNVYAAANTTYAFPELIKEFNKLHPDAKINLTLGASGGLVTQIQNSAPADIFMAADMGFAQKAYDTGFAVAAPKVYAQGAVAIFSIRNVDFKKGIEVVRGLKAISIANPQTAPYGKASIEALKNAKLYDEVEKNIVYAQKISETLSQALSASDVGFIAASALFDEKMSKYKEGVNYIFVPQELYTPIDQGIVLLKHAEKNDDAKAFYEFILGDKSREIFKKFGYNVPAK
- a CDS encoding TOBE domain-containing protein, whose protein sequence is MKADINLELFLGEDTQVLAKHITLLKAIKETKSITKAAELVGISYKNAWDCLDTINNKSSKPLIIRADGNKKNSGSELSEYANKLIKIYDAILETQKDFLQKICQKVDFEDVDIVNLQRMNMNLSARNQLSCEIIGINRGAVNSQIIAKLSNGCTLESNITVESEKNLGLKVGQKVIYIFKAPAVILAKDLDIKISTKNQLKGEVIEAKIGAVNAEITLKLSDEQTLTAIITKDSAIQMKIGVGDTLLAIVKSSQIIIGV